The genomic interval GCTGGACCGCGGTCGGCCGTCCGAGGTCGGTGAGGGCGTCGAGGGCGGCCCGGACGGTCCGGCCGGTGTACAGGACGTCGTCGACGAGCACGGCCACCCGTCCGGACGGGTCCGGCACGTCGGTGCTGCCGACCGGCAGCGGACCGCGGGTGGCGATGTCGTCCCGGTACAGGGTGATGTCCAGGGAGCCCAGGGGAGGGCGGACCCCCTCGATGCGCTCGATCGCTCCCGCCAGACGCGACGCGACCACCGCTCCCCGCGTCCTGATCCCGACGAGGACCACGCCGGCGGCCCCGCGGTTCCGCTCGCAGATCTCGTGGGCGATGCGCGTCACGGCCCGCCGGATGTCGTCGGGCTCCATGACGCGCGCCTTCAGGCGGGTCGCGCCGTCGACGGGAGGCGCGCTCAACGGCCCGTCCGGCTCATGAGGAGCGCCTCCCCCGGTTCGGGGCAGGCGCAGGCATGGTCGTTCATCGTGCGCTCCTTCCTCGCCTCTCTGGACGAGCCCTTAAAGGTTCGCTCTTCGGTCTCGATGCTATCAGCCCCCCGTGACAAGGTTCACCGGGGTTCGGTGACCGTGCTTGTAGGCTGACCGGGATGGAAGCTGTGCTGGGTTACATCTCTTACCAGCCGGTCCAGCGCTGGTGCATCGGGCTGGGCGACGCCTGCATCCCGCTCTCGCCGCACGGCCTCGGGACGATGCTGGGTTTCCTGCTCGGTGCGGTCCTCATGGCACGCCGGGCGAAGCCCCGCGGGATCCCGACCGAGGAGGTCTACAACGCGGTCACCTGGGGAGCGCTCGGGGCGATCCTCGGCGCCCGCGGGTTCTACGTCCTCGGGCACCTGGACAGCTTCACCTCGCTGCGCGACGTCCTCGCCATCTGGGAGGGCGGCCTGACCATGTTCGGCGGGTTCATCGGAGGGCTGGTGCTGGGCGTCGGGTACCTCTGGCGCCGGGACTACGACATCCCGACCGTCCTGGACGCGGCC from Actinomycetota bacterium carries:
- the pyrR gene encoding bifunctional pyr operon transcriptional regulator/uracil phosphoribosyltransferase PyrR codes for the protein MEPDDIRRAVTRIAHEICERNRGAAGVVLVGIRTRGAVVASRLAGAIERIEGVRPPLGSLDITLYRDDIATRGPLPVGSTDVPDPSGRVAVLVDDVLYTGRTVRAALDALTDLGRPTAVQLAVLVDRGHRELPIRADFVGRNLPTSGREDVRVLLEETDGQEGVEIHEPA